The Culex quinquefasciatus strain JHB chromosome 2, VPISU_Cqui_1.0_pri_paternal, whole genome shotgun sequence genome contains the following window.
GTTGCTGTTGTGCCGgtgggtgttgttgttgttgttgttgttgttgttgttgttgttgttgttgttgttgttgttgttgttgttgttgttgttgttgttgttgttgttgttgttgttgttgttgttgttgttgttgttgttgttgttgttgttgttgttgttgttgttgttgttgatgttgatgttgtagGGTTGCTGGAGTTGATgaagttgttgctgttgttgggaTTGATGTTGATGCTGCTGGGGTTGCCGTTGCTGGGActgttgttgttggtgctgGCTATGATGCTAACTCATCAGCGAGAGTTTCGTGCTGCTGCCTCGGTTTGCTCAGTACCAGCGATAGGCTGAGATTGCCTTAATCTCCTCGAGGATTTCATTGACAGCAGGACCAGGGTCACGCCCAGACAAAAAATCAACTCCGTGTTGATATTCTTAAGTCTCTCACCGATCATGCTCTGACTCTCACTCAGACGGAGGTCAGTGCGTCGATTTTGACCAACGTACTGGCGTTGTCCGCTGGTGCTACGTCATCTAAAAATGacgaaacttttttgcatacgtTTAATGTAGAgtcgtcgattttttttatccagcCTGTTGAGTTGCTGCTGCATTTCGCCAAGGAGGGTGGCAATGCCCTCATATTCATCTTGAACAACTTCGATTTTGTTGTCCATTTGCTTGAAGGCATTGCAAGCCTTAAAGTTAGCATCAATCAGAGCTTTGATATCGCAAGACAGCTTTTGCTGTTGCAGGAGAACGGCGCGAGTTGTGACTTCAACCGAAATAACTCTGTGGGGGAACGAACGAGGCGAATAATAAAAGCCGGAGGATTAATAATCTAACGGGATTTATTTGATCTTCGAGTTAATCGAACTTGTGACTCTTTCGAGCGCGTCGTCACGAATGGCGGAAAACGGCAGAACGATAGACGTCACCAGATGTCGTCTCTCGTTCTCTCTCTCTGCACAGGGTGGTTCACCCGGGATCCCACAGCCTCCCCCCAGTTACACCAAGAATCGCACTCTGTGTCCAGAAGGTGTAACTTTCGTTGCTGGATCATCTTGGGGGTGCGCGTTGACCTCAGGATTGCAGATGAACGCCGGTTTCAGTCGATCGATGGAAATACATTGTTGTTTTCCTGCTACCAGCACATTGAAGCTCTTGTCTCCCCTCTCCAGTACCTCGTAGGGACtgtcgtacacagaaaaaaatattcctgtgaatttacattatttatcatgtaccaaaaggtatcatgataaatgatgtatatttacattaggttcatcggaaatttacattagattcattggaaatttacattagttttgaaaatttacattagttttggaatttacattacttttggaatttacgttagttcaaatcaactaaatcTAATTAGCCAATGGGAATGaaaagctcgacttggattgcagtaggaaaagggtgtggcctatgttctattttaaaattattgaagcgggcagcaaaaggaaattccgattttaaaagttgtttcacaggtaggggacgctttctcgtcgacggccaagtggaataacgctggactggaattgaacggacgacgggtaggatgttcggtgttactgctgctacccgctgccgactgagccatcttcgcattttataaacgagcggcaaaagcatcaacttgttcaggtcgaggctcaggcagtgggccagcgaagtatgagagcgatagaaagagaaccaaatataactatttttagttcgggtagttttgaagtcaacgtttggcagaaatacatcggatatatgatttacattgaataggaatttacaggaagccgaacacgggtagaaatccatcagatttgagtttccatgctcagcgtttccattagattcatgatttacattagatttagatttacattggagtaatttccatgactttttactctttacatcatatttcaacattacattgagtaagtttacataagaaacagtaattacgtgctgtgtaaatttacatatttttttctgtgtacggatGCTGCATATCAATCTTGACGGAATCGATGCGCACGAAGACATGCGAGCACTTCTTAAGGTCGCCACTGACGAACACACTGCGTTTACCGTGGTTCGAAGCTGCTGGTGGCTTAACGTCCTCAAACACTTGGTGCAGCTTGTTCGCGAACTCCGTTCGACTGACCGCCGGAAGTGCATCGTCGAAGAATTCGCCCGGCAGCCGCAAAGATTGCCCGAACACTAACTCGGCAGCACTACAGTTCAGGTCGTCGCGGTAAGCTGCTCGCAAGCCAAGGAGAATGTGCGGCAACCGGTCGTACCAGTTTGTCGGGTCAGTGCACATTATCGCCGCCTTCAGCGTTCAGTGAAACCGCTCCACCATCCCATTTGCTTCTGGGTGATACGCCGTTGTTCGAATGTGAGTTGTTCCCAGTATGTGGTTGAGTTCGGCGAACAACTTGGACTCGAACTGCCTTCCTTGATCGCTCGTAATGGTTTCCGGTGCTCCAAATCTCGATACCCAAGTTCCGCAGAACGCTTCCGCCACCGTCTTCGCTGTCATATCGGACAGTGGTATGGCTTCCGGACAACGTGAGAAACGATCGATGACTGTCAACAGATACCGGCAGCCTTTGGACGTTGGTAGCGGACCAACCAAGTCAATGTGAACGTGACGGAAACGTGATTTTGGCAATTCAAAACTGCCGAGGGGCGAGACAGTGTGCCGTGAGATTTTCGACCGTTGACAGTTCACGCACGACTTGACGAAGTTTGCAATATCTTTGTTCATCGATGGCCACACATACCGTTGCGAGATAAGCTTTCGAGAAGCCCGCACACCAGGGTGTGCCAAGCCGTGGAATTTCTCCAGAACAGACTGCCGCTGCTTCTTCGGGACGTAAGGGCGCTGGATGTTCGGGATCGAGATGTCGCAGTAGACACAAATTTTTGAGATCCATAAACAAACCCGgcgcagtcgtgagtgccctagctcattgagcagctgcaatgcgaggcagtagtcggccaacgctcattcgacgttgcacgcacacacataaagaaacaagtttttacacaaaaagttcgtATTTATgtgtggaaatgtaattttgaatataagttatggttgttttaagtgttttgtacAGTCtacaaccattcaattgtttgaaaatagtcaaaatagtgtttaaagaggattttgcgagtcagtcatatgacacgaattgagtgagtgtagctcattttttcacgtctctcattctccagcagccgaccggcacgagtcaggcggcagtggttgaatagACACAGCAGGCTTGTAGTCACATGCTaccagtgaactgacattttgtgTTGCTTCATATGTACGCTGTGTTGAAAACTTTTTGCAGGCCTGTTTGCGACAGTGCGAGAAATGCTTCTGTACAAGCTTCAACGAGCTTGTGGGCGACTTCACCAGATTCTCCAACTCGACGTCGTTCTCTTGGTCCATCGCCAGCTGCTCGAAGTCGATGGTGCACTGGACAGCGTCGACGCGAGAAAGTGCATCAGCCACAACGTTGTCAACGCCACTGATGTGTCGGATGTCCGTGGTGAACTCGGCAACGAACCTCAAGTATCGCTCTTCGTGAGGAAGACGGCTACTGGATGTTGTAGTAATCGCGTGCGTGAGAGGCCGGTGGTCCGTGAAGATGGTGAAACTCCTCCCCTCCAGGAAATGGCGGAAGTACTGAACGGCCATTTTCATTGCTGTCAGTTCTCTGCCGAAAGTGGAGTACTTCTTCTGCGCGTCGTTAAACTTCTCGGAGTAGAATCCAAGTGGTTCTCAGGACTTGCCGTCAAATTGCTGTAAAACAGCTCCAGCAGCAGTATTGGACGCGTCGATCATCAGCCCTAGTAGCTTCCTCGAATCCGGGTACGTCAAGAGCGCAGATGAAGATAGAGATGATTTGCAGTTTTCAAAGCTTGCTCTCGATTCCTCGGTCCACTGCACTTTCCGCGTGTCATTCTTCCGGTTCCCGGGGATCAGCTTTCGAAGGTCTGCCTGAATGTCGGAGGCGTGTGGAATGAACCTCTTGTAGACATTCACTAACGCCAGAAACCTTCTCAGCTCACGAACCGTTGACGACGTTGGGAAGTCTCGCACAGCCTTGACCCGTTCCGGGAGCGGACGAATTCCAGTTTCGCTTACCACATAGCCGAGGAAATTCACTTCTGTCTTAGCGAACTGGCTTTTGGCGACGTTGATCACCAGGCCGTTGGCGTGCAACCGTTCTAGCACAATGCGAACGTGGAGGCGATGCTCTTCCATGGACGTGGACGCGATGCAGATGTCGTCAATGAACTTCACGACGAAGTCAAGATCTGCAAACAAACGGTCCATGAAGCGTTGAAACGTTTGGCTGGCATTCATCAACTCAAATTGCATGCGAGTGaattcaaaaaggccaaacggTGTCATCACTGCTGTTTTGGGGATGTCCGACTCTTCTACCGGTATCTGGTGATAAGCTCGTTCCAGGTCGAGTGTCGTGAATATCGACTTACCGGTCAGCGTGTTGAGCAGGTCGTGGATGTGAGGCACCGGGTACCGGTCGGGTGCTGTGATTTTGTTGAGCTGCCGGTAGTCCCCAACGAACCGCCACTGGCCATTTTTCTTCGGGACACAATGCAGTGGACTTGCCCAGCTGCTACTCGACGGTCTGCAGATGCCCAGGTCCATCATCAACTGGAATTCTTCCTTCGCGGCCTTCGCTTTATCTGGATGCAGTCTTCGCACCTTGCATGCAGCAGGAGGGCCTTTCGTTACGATGTGGTGAGTTACATCGTGGGTTGGTTGGCACCGGAGTGAGAAGGGCACAGTAATTTCTTGGAATTCGTGCAGCAGGTCCCGAAACGGGTTATGCTCGTCGACGAACGTGACACTGTGGACCGTTGCCGTCATCATTCCACCAAGCGAATGCAGCTTCGTCGTGTTGTCGATCAGGCGCTGGTGCTTGAGATCGATGATCAGCCCGTAGTGCACCAGAAAGTCAGCGCCGAGGATCGCCATGCCGACATCCGCAACCAGAAAGCTCCACACAAATTTCCACCTCAGTCCCAGATCCATGCACAGGAATTTCTTGGAGTACGCCTTGATGCTTGAGCCGTTTGCAGCGTGCAGGTGAAAAGGTATCTCGCCTCCGGTCCGGTCACTTCTGCTCGCGGGAATCAGGGACACGTCGGACCCTGAATCGATCAGGAATCTTGTTTTGGATGATCTGTCGTAGACGACAAGACGACGACTTGTTGAAGCTCCACCCACCTCCGCCGTTtgacaagaattttcatcagatgaagtttttaatacggatctgaatgaaataaaatctattatcaaaaaatttaaaaatatgaaagcccctggtgaggatggcattttttacattttaattaaaaaattaacagaagcaactttaagtagcttggtcaaaatttgcaacaaatgttttgatttggcatattttcccagtagttggaaaaatgccaaagtagttccgattttgaaaccggacaaaaatcctgccgaagcttcaagctatcggcccattagtttgctttcatctattagtaaattattcgaaagaataattcttaatagaatgatgatgcacattaatgaaaattcaattttcgctgatgagcagtttggatttcgccttgggcattcaactactcatcagttgttgagagtttcaaatttaattcgaagcaacaaatctgagggctattctactggcgctgctcttctagacatagaaaaagcatttgacagtgtttggcataaaggtttgattgcgaaattgaaaaggtttaattttccgatttatatcgtgaaaattattcaaaattatttgacggatcgtactctacaggtatgttatcagaacagcaaatctgatcaactacctgtacgtgctggcgtccctcaaggaagcattttgggtccaattttatacaatatttttacttctgacttgcctgatttgcccccaggatgtcagaaatcactttttgctgatgatacaagcatctccgccaaaggtagaagccttcgtgtcatcacaagaagattacaaaaagcttggatattttcaattcttatttgaaagaatggaaaattactccaaatgctgcaaaaactcaacttattattttccctcacaaaccaagggctgattttcttaaaccaaaagtcatcacattataaagatgaatgaggtaaatttaaagtgggaggatcaagtgaaatatcttggacttgcttttgacaaaaaccttacttacaaggatcacattgaaagtatccaggttaaatgtaacaaatatattaaatgtttgtatccacttataaacaggaattctagactttgtctcaagaataaactgttaatttataaacaaattttcagacctgccatgctttatgctgtgccgatctggacaagctgttgcttaaccaggaagaaaaacttcagaggattcagaacaaaattctgaaaatgattctgaaacttcctccttggttcagcaccagtgaacttcatcaattagccgaagttgacactttggatgttatgtccaataggattattgatgcatttcgacaaaaatcattgcagtcttcagctgcattgatccgctctttatatagtttataagttagttttaaggtatcccttttcccttttgtacatgtaggacctcctacatttgaaatcactgaatagcgaaagctacaatatttcatgaataaatgaaagttgctagtatttaaaattgaggtgaaaagtcatcgattgtgattggacactcaataatattttaactgaatgaatgtacatggaaaagaaaaactgaataaatataaataaaaaaaaaaaaaacctccgcCGTTTGAGATGGGCCGACATCTAGTTTTTTGGAGAAAACGTGCACGGTTCACGGCACTGTCGAGCGTTGTTTCCGTATTTGCGATGATACCAACACACGTCATCTCGATTTCTGGACGGAGAGCGAGCGTCGTCCCGAGCTCGGGACAGTGATCGACTGCGGGAACGCGAGGGCTGGATCCTCATCCGCTTGACCTCAGCTGTGAGAGCTGCAACCTGTGCCTTGAGATCGTCGGTTTCGGAGGTCGGAAGCCCTTCCGGCTTGCTCACGGATGCCACGGTTGCTGACATAGTTTCGATCATTTTGTCTGCCATCAACGCAATGTTCGCTAGCGACTCGTTGCAAATCGAGAGGATTCCTCTGACGTTCGTTGGCAGTTTCTGCAGAAAGAGCATCCGCAGCAGCGCGGACTCAACTCCCAATCCCGACGAGAGTTCCTGCATCTTTGCGAGAAGGTGGGAGGGACGCAAATCTCCAAGGTCGTGCGTTCCAAGCAGTCCTTCCAGTCTGGCTTGAGGGGACAAGGAAAACGGCCAATCAGACTCTCCTTCACTGCGATGTACTTGTTCTCAAGCGGGGGGCGATGGACCAGGTCGGCGATGTGGCAAATCACGGTTTGATCGACTTTGGCCACGATGTGGGAGTACTTTGTGTCGTCGCGTGTGATGTTGGCCAAAGTAAATTGCGCCTCCGCTTGCGCAAACCACATTTCCGGGTCCGTTTTCCAGAAATCTGGAAGCTTGACACCGACGGCCGCGACAGCTTGCATGTTGCTTGCGTTCCCTTCTTGGTTGGCTGGCGGCGGGTTAGACATTTCGAGGTTATGTCCCCCTTTGTTTTTcgcgtaaaaaaagttttttcgcagGTTTTCCGTCGGAACCGGTAAACTTTCGAACGTCGCGGGTCACCACTGTGGGGGAACGAACGAGGCGAATAATAAAAGCCGGAGGATTAATAATATAACGAGATTTATTTGATCTTCGAGTTAATCGAACTTGTGACTCTTTCGAGCGCGTCGTCACGAATGGCGGAAAACGGCAGAACGATAGACGTCACCAGATGtcgtctctctttctctctctctctgcacaGGGTGGTTCACCCGGGATCCCACAACTCCCTGGCAGTCTCGGCACAGCGGGATCATATAATTAGTTATTTCGTTCTCGTAGTTCCTCTGTGTCCCAGCGCACGCAGCATGGTAACTTCTGCCACACGAACCGGAACACTGCATCAAGTGCGATGCGTCGTTGATTTGGCAGTTATTGATATGGCAAGGCATGTTTCGCGAGTTGAGAGGGTTAAatcgacacaaaaaaaatgaatgaattcgCGGTTTATGCTTACACTTCAAAAAGCGCGCGGAACGACACGGACTTAATTAAAAATGCGACCGATTACCACGAAAGCTCGATTAcgactattttaaaatataaaaaaatatttccacgttatttccgtctgctcgggtctaGGCTTGGGTAGACAAACAAAcgttgaaagtttcatccaaatcgtagCATtttgatacgacctctagaacaaacctagcaaaatttgcaaatactgcctcttcaaataataaaaatattgcaagATGCACTCAGCGTCGAACCTCTGCCGCGATCGGACGCTAAAAGTTTTTTCTCCGCCGTGCAGAGTTCGACcgaaacagtgttttttttctctattgTGTGCATCCAATCCCGCGTCGCGAAATCGTCGCGAGTGTGAAAGATGGGAAGACAAAATACGATCCGCATCGATTATGGTGACCTACCGAACAAACCGGGAATGCCGAAGGTGCAGAAATTCTGCGCCGATAAGCTCGGCCTCAAGCGCGGTGAAGTGATCCGCATCCAGAACAGCCAAACCCTTGGTGTTACTTTCGTCACGGTCACTGACCTCACCCTTGCCCTTAAGGTGTGCGAGGAGCATGGCAAAGCCCATGAGCTGACCGGAAGTGACAAGAAGCAACACCAAGTGACCATAACCATCGAGGACGGAACAGTGTTGGTGAAACTGTTCGACCTTTCGGCGGACGTGTCGAACGCCGACGTCGCCATGTTTCTCGAGCGTTACGGCGAAGTTCGTGATGTTTACGAGGAGCAACTCGGCGACGACCAAGAATTTGCCGGGGCCTACACCGTTATCCGCGTAGCAAAGATGGTGGTTCGGGAAAACATTGCATCCTGGATCACGATTAACGGGGAGGCCACAAAGTGCCAATATTATGCTCAGAAGGCCACCTGTAAACACTGCCATGACTACCTCCACATCGGCGTGGGTTGtgtgcaaaacaaaaaattgcttgtgcaaaaaacttttgccgACGCCGTCAAGCAACCGGCGATGCCGCAGCAACCGCTCAACCCGCAGCAACCGGCCGACCAGCAGCAACTGCTCAAGCCAAACGGCGGGAAGTTAAAGCCAAGCGGCGGTAAGCCCATGCCGAATCCGGACAACCACCCCCCCGAAAAAACCGACCGGCGAGGGAAACGGCTCATCTTTTTTGATGCCCCAACCCACGGACGTGCAGCCATTGGGCAGTGGGCTTACCCCCGTCGGAGGTgcaggttttaaaaaatctggccATGGCAAATCCGATGGCAATGACACCGACTCGTCGACCAGCAGCAGAAAACTTCGCCCAAAAGGTAAGAAGCCAAAATACAACgtagacaacgacgacgacgacgaggaagaCGAGGAAGAGGAATTATAATTTTCGATTTCTCGTCTTACAACCTTGCAAATATCAACAACATCACCAACGCCACAAAGGTTGA
Protein-coding sequences here:
- the LOC119766161 gene encoding uncharacterized protein LOC119766161, giving the protein MSNPPPANQEGNASNMQAVAAVGVKLPDFWKTDPEMWFAQAEAQFTLANITRDDTKYSHIVAKVDQTVICHIADLVHRPPLENKLEGLLGTHDLGDLRPSHLLAKMQELSSGLGVESALLRMLFLQKLPTNVRGILSICNESLANIALMADKMIETMSATVASVSKPEGLPTSETDDLKAQVAALTAEVKRMRIQPSRSRSRSLSRARDDARSPSRNRDDVCWYHRKYGNNARQCREPCTFSPKN